The segment TATCTTTATCATTAAATTACTAATTAGTTTTATAATTCACACCTTTTAATCTTAATCAAAGGAAATTATAGTGACTTCAAACAAATTTATCCTATATTTTGCCCTATTTATCACAGCATTAAATTATAATTTTTTTGCTTTTGGGTTTGAAAATTTAAATTTCTCTGAAAATATCTCTACTTTATTAACCTTACCGATACTATTTTACTCGTTAATAGTATTTGTATTTGGCTTAATATTTTTGCCCTATATCACAAAAGCTTTAGCAATATTTTTAACCATCGTTGGCGTTGTTGGAGCCTATTTTATGAATGCCTACTCGGTAATCATCGATAGCGAAATGATAAGAAACGCCCTTCAAACAGACGCCAAAGAGGTTCAAGATCTATTAAATTTAAATATGATATTTTGGATATTTTTAGCCATTGTGGCTGTATTTTTGATAATAAAAGTCAAAATAACCAAAACCAATATCCCAACAGCCTTAAAAAATCGCACCATACTCATAATCTCTTCATTAGTAGTTTTTGGCTCTCTTTTTGGTATTTTAAGCAAAGATTATATCCCATTTTTTAGAAATTACAATCAAATAAGATTTTACACAACCCCATTTTATCCACTATACTCAAGCTACAAATATATAAAATCTCTATCACCAAAGGCTGAATTTAATCCAATTGGCCTTGATGCTAAACAGACAAAAGAGACAAAAAAGCTATTTGTCTTTGTAGCTGGTGAGACTGCTAGGGCAGCCAACTACTCACTAAATGGATATGATAAATACGATACAAATCCATACTCAAAAGAAAATGGCCTTTTAAGCTTTTCTGAGTTTAGATCATGCGGGACCTCGACTGCCATAAGCTTGCCTTGTATGTTTTCGAATTTAAATAGAGATAATTTCTCCGCTGATATAGCCCAAAATAGCGGAAATTTACTAGATGTCTTAGAGACTGCTGGGATAAAAGTAAGCTGGATAGGAAATAACTCTGGATATTGCAAAGGCGTCTGCGCTCGCTTAAAAGATACCAAAAATTTTGGCGGCGATAGCTATGATGGCGTTATGCTTGAAGAGATACAAAATAGAATTCAAAATGCCAAAGAGAGTAGCTTTATAGTAATCCATCTCCAAGGTAGCCACGGACCTACATATTTCAAAAGATATCCAAAAGAATTTGCTAAATTCAGCCCGACTTGCGATACCGCTACGCTTAAAAACTGCACCTATGAAGAGATAGTAAATACCTATGATAACACAATTTTATACACAGATTATATAGTCAATCAAATAGTAGATATGCTAGAACAAAGCGATATGCAAACCGGATTATTCTATGTTAGCGACCATGGCGAGAGCCTTGGAGAAAATGGCATTTACCTTCATGGCGCCCCATATTTCTTAGCACCAGATTTTCAAACCAAAGTCCCCGCACTACTATGGCTAAAAGATCAAAATCAGCTAGAGAGCTTAAAAATATTAAAAGATAATAGCTTTTCGCATGATAATATTTTTCACACTATGCTAGGATTTTTTGATATCCAAACAAGCGAATATAATCCAAACTTAGATATAATGTATAAAAAAGATTAATGGAGATAAATTTGGATAATATAGCTCTATATAAAAGTGTTATTTGTATGATTTTAGGGGATAAAAAATCAGAAATTATAGAGTTTATCATAGATAATTTAGATGATGATAAGAGATTTAAATACACTATAAAAGAGCTATGCGCTACGCTAAATATCAGCAAACCAACGGCCATTGATACCATAAATTTACTAACCCAAAAAAGGGTTATAAAAAAGATCAAAAATGGCCTATATCAACTAAGCATCTAAATCAAAAATATGAGATAACAAAATCTTAAATCCGATAATTATAAGGATAACACCACCCAAGATAAACGCCTTTTTCTCCAAAGTTTCACCAAGATACTTGCCGATATATGCAGCCCCAACGCAAATCCCAAAGCACACTAGTCCAACTATAATCGAATTAAACAATACACTACCACCACTAAATCCAAGCGTCACACCTACAGCCAACGCATCAATACTAGTAGCTATAGCACCGATAATTAACAGTTTTAAGCTCAAATCCATACTACACTCTAGATTAGCCCTAGACTCTCTAATCATCTTAATACCCAAAAATACTAAGATAAAAAACGCTATATAGTGATCTACAAATTCCACATAACTTACAAATTTAAAACCCAAAAAATAACCAATAAGCAATAAAAAAGCTTGAAAAAATCCATATATAAAGGCAATTTTACTAATTTTAAATAAATTCAAATTCCCACACTTAGCACCATTCGCAATACTAAGCGCCGCACTATCCATAGAAAGAGCAATCGCTAAAAGTATAATCTCCATCATAACCCAGCATTAGCTATAGCATTTGCTTGATAATCAGCTATCAATGGATCGATAATCTCATCAAACAATCCACCCGCCATAATCGCATCAAGCCTATATAGAGTCAAATTTATCCTATGATCGCTAATCCTATTTTGTGGATAGTTATAGGTGCGAATTCTCCCACTTCTATCGCCGGTGCCCACCTGCTCTTTGCGCTCTTGGCTTTGAGCTGCTAGACGCTCCTTTTCTTGCATCTCATATAATCTAGCTTTCAAAACCTTCATCGCCGCTTCTTTATTTTTATGTTGGCTTTTGCCATCTTGATTGACGACTACTAAGCCTGTTGGCTTATGCGTGATTCTCACAGCTGAATCGGTGGTATTTACACTCTGACCACCATGGCCGCTACTACGCATAACATCGATATGAAGATCGTTTTCATTAATTATAATCTCGCTATCTTGGACTTCAGGCATAATCGCCACAGTGATAGCCGATGTATGGACTCTGCCTTGGCTTTCAGTTTCTGGCACACGCTGAACTCTATGAGTACCACCCTCAAATTTCAGCCTTGAATATGCCCCCTCGCCTTTAATAAGCAAGATAATCTCTTTAAATCCACCAGCACTTCCCTCGCTAGAGCTTACAATTTCGAATTTATAGCCCCTTTGCTCCGTATAACGCATATAGGCATTTGCCAAATCCCCAACAAACAAAGCCGCCTCATCGCCACCCGTGCCAGCTCTAAGCTCTAAAAATATATTTTTATCATCATTTGGATCTTTTGGGATAAGTAGAATTCTAATCTCATTTTCTAATCTCTCAAGCGCTGGCTCAAGCGTTTTAAGCTCATCTTTAGCCAACTCACCTAGCTCTGGATCGCCTAATAATTCACGATTCTCTTCGATACTTGATAAGATACTAAGATACCTATCACTAGCCTCTTTAATCGGTTCTAAATTTCGCTGTTCTTTTGAGAGTTTAGTCATGCGATCTATATCGCTGATGACTGCTGGATCGCTTAGTAAATTCTCTATTTCACTAAAGCGATCTATAAATGGACGGAGTTTTTGTGCGAGCATAAACTAGCTTAGGCAGCTAATGTATTTACTAATTTTGCTAAGCGGCTAACTTTTCTAGAAGCGGTTTGTTTTTTCAAAAAGCCTTTGCTTACAAAGCTATGGAAGCTTTTATTAACATCTTTTAACGCCACTAAAGCCGCTTCTTTATCGTTATTAGCTACTGCAACTCTTACCGCTTTTGTTAAATTTTTAAGTCTTGTGCGGTAAAATCTATTTCTTTCTGTTCTTTTGATAGTTTGTCTTGCTCTTTTTTCAGCAGATTTATGATTTGCCATAAGATACCTTTTTCAAATATTTTAGCCTGAAATTATACCAAAATATTATTAATTATAACTGAATTTAAGTATCTTTTAATTTAATTAAATTTAATAACATTTTAATAGTTTAATATTTTTAGGTAAAATGCGTTTTAAATTCACAATAATGAGGATAGAATGAAGCTATTTGGTACTGATGGAGTAAGAGGCCTAGCTGGTCAAAAGCTAGACGCCATGACCGCTATGCGCCTAGCGATGGCAGCTGGGATATACTTTAGAGCGCACTCTAAAACAAACAAAATTTTAGTTGGCAAAGATACTAGAAAAAGTGGCTATATGATCGAAACCGCCATAGTCGCCGGCCTTACAGCCGTTGGCTATGATGTAGTCCAAATAGGCCCAATGCCAACCCCCGCAATCGCATTTTTAACCGAAGATATGCGTTGTGACGCTGGTATAATGATAAGTGCTAGCCATAATCCATTTTATGATAATGGAATTAAATTTTTTGATGCTAGTGGAAATAAACTAGATGAAAAGGATGAAAAAGATATCGAAGAGATATATTTTGATTCAAATTTGATAGAACACAATCAAAAAACAGGCCTAGATATCGGTAGCGCCAAAAGAATCGATGATGTCATAGGTCGCTATATCGTCCATATCAAAAATTCATTCCCAAAAGAGCTTACTTTAAAAGGCCTAAGAGTTGTCTTAGATGTAGCCAATGGCGCTGCCTATAAAGTCGCACCTACGGTATTTAGCGAGTTAGGCGCCGAGATAATAGTCCTAAATGACAATCCAAACGGCTCTAATATCAATGAAAATTGCGGAGCCTTACACCCCGAAAAATTAGCAATGGAAGTCAAAAAATTAAGAGCCGATATCGGATTTGCCTTTGATGGCGATGCTGATAGACTTGTGGTTGTAGATGATAAGGCAAATGTCGTCGATGGCGATGCTTTGCTAGGAATTTTAGCTACTTATTTAGATGAAAACAATATGCTATCTAAAAAAGAGATTGTCTCAACCATCATGAGCAACGCCGCCTTAGATGACTATCTAAGCAGACGCAAAATCACCCTTAAACGCTCAAATGTCGGCGATAAATATGTCTTAAAATTGATGAAAGAAAATGGGATAAATTTCGGCGGCGAACAGAGTGGCCACATTATATTTAGCGATTTTTCAAAGACTGGCGATGGCCTTGTATCAGCACTTCAAGTTAGTGCTTGTATCTTAAAAAGCGGTAAAAAAGCTAGTGAAATATTTGGCAAGGTCAAACCATATCCCCAAAAATTGCTAAATTTAAAAATCTCACATAAACGCCCATTAGATGAGATAAAAGGTATAAAAGATCTAGAAAATGAGCTTGATAAGCTTCATATTCGCTCACTCTTTCGCTACTCTGGGACAGAGAATTTGATTAGACTGCTTCTTGAAGGCAAAGATGAATACCTAGTCAATAAAAAGATGGAAGAGGTAGAAAAATTCTTTATAAAAGCTTTAAATGAGTAGGGTAATTTTACGATTTTTAGGCTATTTTGCCTTCGTTTTTGCCATTGATCAGCTTATAAAATGGCTATTTTTACATGGATTTAGATACCATAGTAGCGTTATTGATTTGGTACTTGTCTATAATAAAGGTGTGGCCTTTTCTATGTTCTCTTTTTTGGGGGCGAATTTAAAGTATATCCAACTAGCCTTAATCGCCCTTTTATTAGGATATCTACTAGGCCAAAAAGAGCTTTTGAGATCACACACTGCTGGCATCGCTCTCATTTTAGGTGGTGGATGCTCTAATATTTTTGATAGATTTATCCATCCTGGAGTTGTGGATTATATATTTTGGCATAAGTGGTTTGAATTTGCTGTCTTCAACTTCGCTGATATTATGATAAATTTAGGCGTAGCAATCATCCTAATCCAAACTATAATATTAAAGAAAAAGGCTTAAATGGGTCGCAATGTCTATATAGCATATTTGCTCTGGTTTTTCCTATCTGCTTTTAGCGGACATAGAATTTATTGTGGTAAGCTTTTTAGCGGATTTTTACAACTTGGGTTATTTTGGCTTGGTAGCGCTACGGCGGTATTTTTAATCGGATATATATTTTTGGCTATTTGGCTTGTGTGGTGGCTCATTGATGCCTTTTTGATCCATCGCTGGATAGCTAGAATCAATGATATAGAATCCCTAGAGCGTGGCATTGGCTATGGCAAAAAACTAGAAAATATAGAAAAATTATATCAATTATACAAAAGTGGCGCCATAAGCTACGAAGAGTATCAAAACAGAAAAGATATGATTTTAAAAAATATTTAAATTTATTTATAAATCATATGCTAGACTTCCAAAAATTTTTAAGGAGAAAATATGGAATTCCAAACCTACTTATGGATCAAATGGCTACACTACGCCGCCTTTATATCGTGGATGGCTATGCTTTTTTACCTGCCAAGACTATTTGTCTATCACGCCGAGCATATCGCCGATAAAGGCTTTTGCGATGTGGTAAAAATCCAAGAATCAAAGCTATTTCATGGTATCGGCTGGATAGCGATGATACTCACCATCTCTTCTGGACTATTTATCTTACTTAGCGCCAAACCCGAATTAATCAAGCAAGGCTATTTCCATATAAAACTGCTTTGCGCTGTGCTTTTGGTGCTATATCATTTTAGCCTTGGCTATTTTTTAAAGCAATTTAAAGAAAATCGCTGTCAAAAAAGCGGAAAATTCTTTAGATTTTATAATGAAATTCCAACAATCATAATGTTTGTTATACTTTATGCGATGGTAGTCAAAGCAAATTTAGTATAAATTTCAAATTCAAGCCTAAATTTTATACAAATTTAAGGCTTGAATTTGTATAATCACAATCTTTTTAACCAAAGGTTCTATAGCTCAGTTGGTAGAGCATCACCTTGACATGGTGGGGGTCACAGGTTCAAGTCCTGTTAGAGCCACCATAATCCTTTGTGCCTCGGTAGCTCAGCTGGTTAGAGCGCTGGTCTCATAAGCCGGAGGTCGGGAGTTCAAGTCTCCCCCTAGGCACCAATCCCCCATTTCAATACTTTTCTTAAACTTTCACAAATCACCAAAAAAGCCATAAAAATCGGTTTTTAGAATTAATTTAAGCTTTCATCTGATACCATTTCATTTCAGTTATTTTCACCCCAAAGGATACCCACGCAAACCTTAAAAAAACTCATCAAACAACGATATAACCGCTATTTAATCAAAATCATAAATTTAATTTTAATTTCTTGATGCGTATTTGCTCGTTTTGGCGATAGTAGCAAAATTACGCTATAATTTAGATGATTTACGGAAAGCGACATCTATGATTTTATCACTATTTAAGCATTTTTTAGTATAATGCTACCTTGATTTCGGGGGGGATACTTTTCCCCCATTTTCTTTTAGCTCAACTCCTTATCAAAACTTTGTAAAATATCATCTAAATATTGAATAATCATATTTGGCTTAATATTAAAATAATAAAATTTCTCTTTGCTAAAATCCACCCTAACAGACAATCTAGGAACCCCCAACGCCCTTAATTTCAATAAATTTTCAAAATGAAAAGCTCTATTTCTAATACTTTTTGTAAGTAGCAATATACCATAAGCCTTTTGGTAGTTGCTAAGCGGTATTTTATTTAACCTTTCTTTATTTTTCTCATAATATTTTTTAAAAGAAAACCCATCTAAAAACTCTTTATCAAACGCACAACTATGGATTTTATAATGCTCCACCACCCTTATCCAAAATCCAAAACTCTGCCTAGAAACCAAAATATCATGCTCTTTTATCCTACCTTTATCATCATCTAGCCCTATACTATCTGTCAAATCAAAGATCCAATGTCGATTTTTTTCGCACATTTTTCTATCAATTCTATTTCTAATGATGATTTCTATTTTAGCTAGCTTCGGCGCTATTCTGCCTAGCATTTCGAAGTTTGCTTCATGCTCATCAATGCTACTATAGCTATCTATTCGTGGGCTTGAATACAGCTCTATATATTTTTCTCTATCCATTTTATCACTTTTTTTGATTTTTACAATTCTATACTTTTAAATCTTTAAAATCAATACCAAATTTTAACAGCATTAAACACCCATAAATCAAATAAAAGATTTTAAATTCAAATAGAAAAAATTGTCTTTTAATCCTTATTAAAAAATAATTTTTTTTATATTTAATTTAAAAATAAGTAAATTTTTTATATAATTCCGCCCAAATTTTACTAAATAAGGAGAAAAAATGAAAGGCGCTATAGCTACTATAGTAGCAAATTCTGCTACTACCCCCCCCTATTTTTTCTAAAAGGAGTGTAAAATGAATAACTCCAAAATCCTACTCTCATCAATTACAATTAGTATCTTATGCTCTGTCAATTTATCAGCTGCTTGTAGCCCTGGTACAGAAAATGGCAACACATGTACCGTAAGCGGCCAAACAATAAATGGCAGTTTCAATCCTTACTTTAGCCGTGATGATAATATAATTGGCAAGAATGTAATTATAGATGGTGGAACTACCGTTACTTATCAATATGGTAAATCCATTACTGGGGGCAATGTAAGAAATAAAAAAGCTGATAACAATACATTAACAATAACTGGTAGATCAAATGTTCATCAATTTGATATAGCCGCCGCAAAAGTTAATAATCCTACTGGTGATGGCACTAGCAGTGCAAGTGGTAATAACCTAATTATATCCGGAGAAGGAACAATAGTAAAAAAAAGTAATGTCTTGGCTGCTGGTTGGGTTCCTGGAAAAGGCACAGCAAATGACAATAATGTAATAATCAATAGCGGAGCCACAGTAGAAGGTAGCGTTTTTAGCGGAGATGCGGAACAAGGTGAATCATCAAGAAATAATATAATAATAGACTCAGCTACCGTAATTGGTAAAGTTACAGCTGGAAATGTAGATAGTGGTGGTATCGCAGCTAGTGAAAATAGTGTAACAATCAGTGGCAATGCCGTTGTTAAGGGCGATATCACTGGTGGCGGAAGCAATGCGAGAGAAGCAAATAGTAACGAAGTAACTATAAATGACACAGCTCAAATAATAGGAAATATAACAGGTGGTAGTAGCATAGCACAAGATGGCACAGCAAATTTCAATAAAATAACTATAGGCCAAAATGCCAATATATCACAAGTTACACAAATTACTGGTGCTACAAGCACTCAAGGCACCGCAAATAATAACGAATTAAATATCGCTGGTAGTGTAAGTGCTAATACTAGTATAACTGGTGGTGTAGGTAGCACTGATGCTAGTAATAATAATATATTAATCAGTGGAGATAGCGCTGGAGCAGTAATCGGCGGCCAAAGTGCCCAAGGCAGCGCAAATAACAACGATATAACCATCGGTGGAAATGCCACTGGCAATATAACTGGTGGTGATGGCAAAGATGGCGCTAGTGATAATAATATATTAATCAGTGGAAATAGCACCGGAGCAATAATCGGTGGCCAAAGCGATGCCGGTGCCGCAAATAAAAACGATATAATCATCGGTGGTAGCGTAGGTGGTGATGTAATCGGTGGTATAGGTAACACTGATGCTGGTGATAATAATATAACCATAGCTGGAAGCGTAACAGGCAATGTAACTGGTGGCCAAAGTGCCCAAGGCACCGCAAATAAAAACGATATAACCATCGGCGGAAGTGTAAGCGGTAATGTAACTGGTGGTGAAGGCCAAACCGGCGCTGAAAACAACAATATAAGCGTAGCTGGTAGCGTAGGCGGTAATGTAACTGGCGGTAAAAGTGATACTACTGTAGCTAGTGGCAATGATATAGTTATCGGTGGTAGCGTAGGTGGCAATGTAATCGGTGGTGATGGTAAAACCGGCGCTGAAAACAACAACATAAGTGTAGCTGGTAGTGTAGGTGGTGATGTAATCGGTGGTAAAACAGATAGTGGTTCAGCTGGTAATAACATTATAAATATAGATGGTAATACCCAAGGAAATATCATCGGCGGTCAAACTAAAGATCCTAATGGCCAAACTAGTGGCAACCAAATAACTGCTAATGGCAATGTAGATGGTAATATCTATGGTGGTTATAATGAAGCAACACAAAAGGTTCAAGGTAGCAACAACACAATAACCCTATCAGGCGACCTTACTAAAGTAACTGGTAATATCCAAGTAGGTGATACCACTAGCAATGGTGGTAGTGGAAATACCCTAAATATAAATACTAAAAACCCTGTAACCTTAGGAGGTAAAACCAATGGTGCTCAAAACATCAATATAGCAGTAGGCAATCTAGGTGCTGGTGATGCGGCTGTAACTATCGGCCCAAACGGCTCAATAGATGTAGGTGGCACTACTATTAGCGCTGAACTAAAAGTAAAAGATAACTTCAATCATGGTGATACGCTAAAGCTATTTCAAACACAGGGCAATGCTAAAATCGAAGGCGAAGCAAATAGTGTAGATGTAACTGCCGTAAAAGGTGGTGCAGTAACCTATAAAGTAGAGATAGATAAAAGCGACCTTACCAAACCTGCTGAAGCAAAAATAACAGGCATAACACCTGAGACAAAAACTATAAGTGAAGGTCTAGTAGCTGGTGCGGCTACTATATCTATAGCTTCTGAAAATACCGCTGGTAAAGGTATAGAGTCTGCTGCTGCTTCTACTTATGTAAATATGGCTACTGCTGGTGCTGGAACTGCTGTGGTAGCTCCATTTGGCTCTTCAATGGGTGGATCAAGCAAGATAAAAACTGGCTCTTATGTCAGATCAACTGGTATTAGCCTAATAGTTGGTGCGGCTGCTGGTAAATATACCGATGATGGCAAACTAACTATAGGGCCTTTTATCGAAATGGGTAAAAACTGGTATAGCACCTATAATGACTTTGGTAATGGCGAGATAAGAGGTGATGGTGATAGTAGATATATCGGTGCTGGTTTGCTAGCTAGATATGACTTTGGTAGCATTCTAAGCTCTAGGCCATATGTAGAAGCCTCTTTTAGATATGGTAGAAACTACAATAGATATGAGAATATCTATATGAATGATGGCTTTGGAAATCATGCTAAATATCATATGAATACAAACTACATTGGCTATCATCTAGGTG is part of the Campylobacter lanienae NCTC 13004 genome and harbors:
- a CDS encoding phosphoethanolamine transferase; amino-acid sequence: MTSNKFILYFALFITALNYNFFAFGFENLNFSENISTLLTLPILFYSLIVFVFGLIFLPYITKALAIFLTIVGVVGAYFMNAYSVIIDSEMIRNALQTDAKEVQDLLNLNMIFWIFLAIVAVFLIIKVKITKTNIPTALKNRTILIISSLVVFGSLFGILSKDYIPFFRNYNQIRFYTTPFYPLYSSYKYIKSLSPKAEFNPIGLDAKQTKETKKLFVFVAGETARAANYSLNGYDKYDTNPYSKENGLLSFSEFRSCGTSTAISLPCMFSNLNRDNFSADIAQNSGNLLDVLETAGIKVSWIGNNSGYCKGVCARLKDTKNFGGDSYDGVMLEEIQNRIQNAKESSFIVIHLQGSHGPTYFKRYPKEFAKFSPTCDTATLKNCTYEEIVNTYDNTILYTDYIVNQIVDMLEQSDMQTGLFYVSDHGESLGENGIYLHGAPYFLAPDFQTKVPALLWLKDQNQLESLKILKDNSFSHDNIFHTMLGFFDIQTSEYNPNLDIMYKKD
- a CDS encoding replication/maintenance protein RepL; this encodes MDNIALYKSVICMILGDKKSEIIEFIIDNLDDDKRFKYTIKELCATLNISKPTAIDTINLLTQKRVIKKIKNGLYQLSI
- a CDS encoding manganese efflux pump MntP family protein encodes the protein MEIILLAIALSMDSAALSIANGAKCGNLNLFKISKIAFIYGFFQAFLLLIGYFLGFKFVSYVEFVDHYIAFFILVFLGIKMIRESRANLECSMDLSLKLLIIGAIATSIDALAVGVTLGFSGGSVLFNSIIVGLVCFGICVGAAYIGKYLGETLEKKAFILGGVILIIIGFKILLSHIFDLDA
- the prfA gene encoding peptide chain release factor 1, producing MLAQKLRPFIDRFSEIENLLSDPAVISDIDRMTKLSKEQRNLEPIKEASDRYLSILSSIEENRELLGDPELGELAKDELKTLEPALERLENEIRILLIPKDPNDDKNIFLELRAGTGGDEAALFVGDLANAYMRYTEQRGYKFEIVSSSEGSAGGFKEIILLIKGEGAYSRLKFEGGTHRVQRVPETESQGRVHTSAITVAIMPEVQDSEIIINENDLHIDVMRSSGHGGQSVNTTDSAVRITHKPTGLVVVNQDGKSQHKNKEAAMKVLKARLYEMQEKERLAAQSQERKEQVGTGDRSGRIRTYNYPQNRISDHRINLTLYRLDAIMAGGLFDEIIDPLIADYQANAIANAGL
- the rpsT gene encoding 30S ribosomal protein S20 — encoded protein: MANHKSAEKRARQTIKRTERNRFYRTRLKNLTKAVRVAVANNDKEAALVALKDVNKSFHSFVSKGFLKKQTASRKVSRLAKLVNTLAA
- the glmM gene encoding phosphoglucosamine mutase, producing MKLFGTDGVRGLAGQKLDAMTAMRLAMAAGIYFRAHSKTNKILVGKDTRKSGYMIETAIVAGLTAVGYDVVQIGPMPTPAIAFLTEDMRCDAGIMISASHNPFYDNGIKFFDASGNKLDEKDEKDIEEIYFDSNLIEHNQKTGLDIGSAKRIDDVIGRYIVHIKNSFPKELTLKGLRVVLDVANGAAYKVAPTVFSELGAEIIVLNDNPNGSNINENCGALHPEKLAMEVKKLRADIGFAFDGDADRLVVVDDKANVVDGDALLGILATYLDENNMLSKKEIVSTIMSNAALDDYLSRRKITLKRSNVGDKYVLKLMKENGINFGGEQSGHIIFSDFSKTGDGLVSALQVSACILKSGKKASEIFGKVKPYPQKLLNLKISHKRPLDEIKGIKDLENELDKLHIRSLFRYSGTENLIRLLLEGKDEYLVNKKMEEVEKFFIKALNE
- the lspA gene encoding signal peptidase II, with protein sequence MSRVILRFLGYFAFVFAIDQLIKWLFLHGFRYHSSVIDLVLVYNKGVAFSMFSFLGANLKYIQLALIALLLGYLLGQKELLRSHTAGIALILGGGCSNIFDRFIHPGVVDYIFWHKWFEFAVFNFADIMINLGVAIILIQTIILKKKA
- a CDS encoding NINE protein yields the protein MGRNVYIAYLLWFFLSAFSGHRIYCGKLFSGFLQLGLFWLGSATAVFLIGYIFLAIWLVWWLIDAFLIHRWIARINDIESLERGIGYGKKLENIEKLYQLYKSGAISYEEYQNRKDMILKNI
- a CDS encoding CopD family protein produces the protein MEFQTYLWIKWLHYAAFISWMAMLFYLPRLFVYHAEHIADKGFCDVVKIQESKLFHGIGWIAMILTISSGLFILLSAKPELIKQGYFHIKLLCAVLLVLYHFSLGYFLKQFKENRCQKSGKFFRFYNEIPTIIMFVILYAMVVKANLV
- a CDS encoding autotransporter domain-containing protein, with product MNNSKILLSSITISILCSVNLSAACSPGTENGNTCTVSGQTINGSFNPYFSRDDNIIGKNVIIDGGTTVTYQYGKSITGGNVRNKKADNNTLTITGRSNVHQFDIAAAKVNNPTGDGTSSASGNNLIISGEGTIVKKSNVLAAGWVPGKGTANDNNVIINSGATVEGSVFSGDAEQGESSRNNIIIDSATVIGKVTAGNVDSGGIAASENSVTISGNAVVKGDITGGGSNAREANSNEVTINDTAQIIGNITGGSSIAQDGTANFNKITIGQNANISQVTQITGATSTQGTANNNELNIAGSVSANTSITGGVGSTDASNNNILISGDSAGAVIGGQSAQGSANNNDITIGGNATGNITGGDGKDGASDNNILISGNSTGAIIGGQSDAGAANKNDIIIGGSVGGDVIGGIGNTDAGDNNITIAGSVTGNVTGGQSAQGTANKNDITIGGSVSGNVTGGEGQTGAENNNISVAGSVGGNVTGGKSDTTVASGNDIVIGGSVGGNVIGGDGKTGAENNNISVAGSVGGDVIGGKTDSGSAGNNIINIDGNTQGNIIGGQTKDPNGQTSGNQITANGNVDGNIYGGYNEATQKVQGSNNTITLSGDLTKVTGNIQVGDTTSNGGSGNTLNINTKNPVTLGGKTNGAQNINIAVGNLGAGDAAVTIGPNGSIDVGGTTISAELKVKDNFNHGDTLKLFQTQGNAKIEGEANSVDVTAVKGGAVTYKVEIDKSDLTKPAEAKITGITPETKTISEGLVAGAATISIASENTAGKGIESAAASTYVNMATAGAGTAVVAPFGSSMGGSSKIKTGSYVRSTGISLIVGAAAGKYTDDGKLTIGPFIEMGKNWYSTYNDFGNGEIRGDGDSRYIGAGLLARYDFGSILSSRPYVEASFRYGRNYNRYENIYMNDGFGNHAKYHMNTNYIGYHLGAGYEFRKDDKAIELYAKYLYTRLAGDEIEIMHIPYVFEAVESHRLLTGSRYKLDLDPKDNFKITPYAGVALDYEFEGSGDVYAAGFAVDSPTLRGASTMLEAGVTIDNNKGFSVDLGAFGHMGKRQGINGIANVKFEF